One window of Nitrosophilus labii genomic DNA carries:
- a CDS encoding helix-turn-helix domain-containing protein: MRLSINVGSKIRELRKSLKISQAELGERIGVKQRTISAWESNQNEPPLDALLQM, encoded by the coding sequence TTGCGATTAAGTATCAACGTTGGAAGCAAAATAAGAGAGTTAAGAAAAAGTCTTAAAATTTCTCAGGCTGAGCTTGGGGAGAGGATTGGTGTTAAGCAACGTACAATAAGCGCTTGGGAATCAAACCAAAATGAACCGCCACTTGATGCATTACTACAAATGTAA
- a CDS encoding WGR domain-containing protein has translation MKRVSLIRQTKKGNIRYYRIELFLTLFGDYILEREYGNIRYKGPTGIRKNYFARFDEAIAQYDKIIKQKIRKGYKYQYA, from the coding sequence ATGAAAAGGGTATCCCTAATAAGGCAAACTAAAAAGGGAAATATCCGTTATTACAGGATAGAACTCTTTTTGACCTTATTTGGGGATTATATACTTGAAAGGGAATACGGAAATATTCGCTATAAAGGACCAACTGGGATCAGAAAAAACTATTTTGCTCGATTTGATGAAGCAATAGCTCAATATGACAAAATAATCAAACAAAAAATTAGAAAAGGCTATAAATATCAATATGCTTAA
- a CDS encoding tyrosine-type recombinase/integrase, with amino-acid sequence MKLDSGDFIRDLERWFKAYMAHIKGLSYSNNTIQLYNRAIEQFIEYSRGFQDEMTIKDVKGAYITGYLAYIDDIAKISGKKSLSGKGLSKSTKQTYLKAIRGFFIFISDNNDDLYTFERYLKNIRIADSSKKEEKMEYLTEEEVGRLLSTLEREKAKKDNYNIYRNALLIKLMLYAGLRISEALKMKIGDFEDIDDKTYRIRLEAKGGKEQFAYIGKNLIEDELEYFKKIAELKKNEPIMITRRGKLLNRQNAFKIVNRIYRQANIFKQGLHLLRHTLAMRLTKRGVDPIRIQKILRHSNINTTLIYARAEERDIIESLENF; translated from the coding sequence ATGAAACTTGATTCTGGTGACTTTATCAGGGATTTAGAAAGATGGTTTAAGGCATATATGGCTCACATTAAGGGGCTATCATATTCTAATAATACAATACAGTTATATAATAGGGCAATAGAACAATTTATAGAGTATAGCAGGGGCTTTCAAGATGAAATGACGATTAAGGATGTAAAAGGTGCTTATATAACAGGTTATCTTGCATATATTGATGATATAGCAAAAATAAGCGGTAAAAAGTCATTAAGTGGCAAAGGACTATCTAAATCAACAAAACAAACTTATTTAAAGGCAATTAGAGGTTTCTTTATCTTTATAAGCGATAACAATGATGATCTTTATACATTTGAAAGATATTTAAAAAATATTCGTATTGCAGACAGCTCCAAAAAAGAAGAGAAAATGGAATACCTCACCGAAGAAGAGGTTGGACGGTTGCTGAGTACATTGGAGAGAGAAAAGGCCAAAAAGGATAATTATAATATATATAGGAATGCGTTACTTATAAAATTGATGCTTTATGCCGGTTTGAGGATCAGTGAGGCTTTGAAAATGAAAATAGGAGATTTTGAAGATATTGATGATAAAACCTATCGGATTAGGCTTGAAGCAAAAGGGGGTAAAGAGCAGTTTGCATATATTGGGAAAAACCTTATTGAAGATGAGCTTGAATATTTTAAAAAAATTGCTGAACTTAAAAAAAACGAACCAATAATGATAACCAGGAGAGGGAAACTGCTTAATAGGCAGAATGCTTTTAAAATTGTAAATAGGATCTATCGGCAAGCCAATATATTTAAGCAAGGATTGCATCTTTTGCGTCATACATTGGCCATGCGTTTAACAAAGAGAGGAGTTGATCCTATCAGGATTCAAAAAATTCTAAGGCACTCCAATATTAATACAACACTGATCTATGCAAGAGCAGAAGAGAGGGATATTATTGAATCATTGGAGAATTTTTGA